The DNA sequence GGTCGTTGAGGGTGAACGTCAGCCAGGCACTGTCGTTGACCATTTCGTACAGCTCGCCGGCACTTTCCGGCAGGGCCTTGCTTTGCCGTGTCGCGATCTTGAAACCGAGGATGCGTAGCTGTTCGCGGTAGGACTGTTCCACATCGGTATGGCGTTTTATCCGCAACGTCTGTGTTTCCTGACGAATCAGCACGTCAGTGTTGCGCTGGCCGCTGACGTATTCGTCCAGGTAACTGAAGGACAGCGCGGCCCGGTGCTGAATGTAACGCTGCATCTTGCCGTTGCGCGGTTCGAAGGCGCTGAACTCGATACTGGCCAGCCACAGGCGTGGCATCGGTTGCACGTTCTCCACCAGCACTTGCGGCGGGGCCTTGGGGCTGCGGTTGTCCAGCACCGCCTGGAGTTTCTCCAGCAACTGCGCGTCTTTCTCGGCGGCCGGGTACGCCAGGGTTTCCTGGACCTGCAGCAATACCGCCGCGCAGTGCTTGCAGTTGATGCGCACCGGGCAGGTACAAGCCGCCTCGAGCAGAATCAACGCGCCCTTGGCTGACTCTTTAAGGCGAATGGTCTGACGATAGACGTTGCCGCCAGAACCTTCGCAACTGGCCGTGATGGTGCTGTCGCCGGCCTCGACAATCCTGACGCGGTTTTCCAGCGCATAACGGCGCCCACGCTCCAGGCTCTGTTCCTTGAATCGATTGACCCAGGAAGGTGCCAGAGGTTTGCTCAGGGGCGAAGGCATAGGTACGCCGATCAGTCCGGAATGACTTCAGGCGCCTGCCGTGGCGCGGGCGCGGTCAGCGAGGTGAGCTTGATCAGCAGGCCCAAATGGCCGTTGTCGAGGAAGTTCAACTGGCCATTCTTGGTATGGCTCTGCTGTTTAAGGCGTTCGCTGGACGTCACCAGGCCATTGGTGTCGATCTGGTTGATCCAGAAGTCGGCATCCACATCGGTGAAACGCCCCAGTTTCAGTTCCAGGGTGCCTTCGATAGGGAATTGACCGAACTGTTCGGTGCCGTCGCTGATGGCGACTTTGCTGCCCTGTTCGCCCAGCTTTTGCTGCCAGGCCTTGTGCATCAATACGGTGTACTGGCCGCTGGCATTGAGTTTCTCCACGATGCCGCCCAGCGCCGGCGTGCGCTGGCTATCTGCGTCCAGGCGATGCGCTCCGGCGTCCCAGTCCTCCGGCGCGGCACGGCTGACAATCACCGGCTCCGCGTTCTGCCGGACCAGAATCATTTCAACCTGATACAGGTCGTCGGCAAACGCCAGGGGAGCGACCAGGGTCATCAACAAGGTCAGTGAGCGAAACAGGCGCATGTGGCGTCCTTCAAGCAGTGGTCGGAGTGAGGCGCTCGAACAGCGCTTCTACGGTATTGAAACGCTCTTCCGGGCGTTCCATGGGCACCATGAATTTGAACATCGTGGCACCTTCGAACTTGTAGCGTTTGGGCTGGCCCTGGATCAGTTTGATCAGCACCAGCGGATCGACCGGGGTCTGGGCCTCGAACTCGATACGACCGCCGTTGGGGCCGCCGTCGACTTTCTTGATGCCCAGTTGTTCGGCCTTGAGCTTGAGCAGCGTCGTGCGCACCAGGTTCTTGGTCGGCTCCGGCAGCAGGCCGAAGCGGTCGATCATTTCCACTTGCAGGTCCTTGAGGCCTTCTTCGTCGCTGGCCGAGGCGATGCGTTTGTAGAGAATCAGTCGCGCGTGGACATCCGGCAGATAGTCTTCCGGGATCAGCGCAGGTACCCGCAGGTTGATTTCCGGCCCGCCGCCCAGGGGCTGGTCGAGGTTCGGTTGTTCGCCCTTGCGGATTGACTTGACCGCCCGTTCGAGCATTTCCATGTACAGGGTGAAGCCGACGGCCTGGATCTGGCCGCTCTGGCCGTCGCCCAGCAATTCGCCGGCGCCACGGATTTCCAGGTCATTGGTGGCCAGCACGAACCCGGCGCCGAGGTCCTGGGTATTGGCGATGGCCTCCAGGCGCTTCTCGGCATCCGGGGTGATCTGCTGGCGCGGCGGCGTCAACAGGTAGGCATAGGCTTGGTGGTGACTGCGCCCGACCCGGCCGCGCAACTGGTGCAACTGGGCCAGGCCGAACTTGTCGGCACGCTCGATGATGATGGTGTTGGCGCTCGGCACGTCGATGCCGGTCTCGATGATGGTCGAGGCAATCAACACGTTGAAGCGCTTGTGGTAGAAGTCGCTCATGACCTGTTCGAGTTCACGTTCGCGCATCTGCCCGTGGCCGATGCCAATGCGGGCCTCCGGCACCAGTTCGGCCAGGTCGGCGGCGCATTTTTCGATGGTCTTCACGTCGTTGTGCAGGTAGTAGACCTGACCGCCACGCAGCAGCTCGCGCAACAAGGCTTCCTTGATCGTGCTTTTGTTCTGCTCCATGACGAACGTGCGCACCGACAGGCGCCGGGCCGGCGGCGTGGCGATGATCGACAGGTCGCGCATGCCCGACACCGCCATGTTCAGCGTGCGCGGGATCGGCGTGGCGGTCAGGGTCAGGATATCGACTTCGCTGCGCAGGGCCTTGAGCTGTTCTTTCTGGCGCACGCCAAAGCGGTGCTCTTCGTCGATGATCACCAGCCCCAGGCTCTTGAATTTCACGTCGTCCTGCAGCAGCTTGTGCGTACCGATGACGATGTCGATCTTGCCCTCGGCCAGGTCGGCCACGGCGGCGTTCACTTCCTTGGTGGACTTGAAGCGGCTCATCACTTCCACGGTCACCGGCCAGTCGGCAAAGCGGTCGCGGAAACTATTGTAGTGTTGCTGGGCGAGCAGGGTGGTCGGGACAAGAATCGCGACCTGCTTGCCACCGTGCACGGCAATGAACGCGGCGCGCATCGCCACTTCGGTCTTGCCGAAGCCCACGTCGCCGCACACCAGTCGGTCCATCGGCTTGGGCGCGAGCATGTCGGCGCGCACGGCTTCGATGGTGGTCTGCTGGTCGACGGTTTCTTCGAACGGGAAACCGGCGCTGAAGGTTTCGTAGTCGGCTTTCGGGTCGGCGAAGGCGTAACCCTCGCGGGCGGCGCGGCGGGCATAGATGTCCAGCAGTTCGGCGGCGACGTCGCGCACTTGTTCGGCGGCCTTGCGCTTGGCTTTCTGCCAGGTTTCCGAGCCCAGGCGATGCAGCGGGGCCAGGGCGTCGTCGCTGCCGGTGTAGCGGGCGATCAGGTGCAGGTTCGCCACCGGCACGTAGAGCTTGGCGCCCTCGGCGTATTCCAGGGTCAGGAACTCGGCGGCCTGATTGTCGATTTCCAGGGTCGCCAGGCCCAGGTAGCGACCCACGCCGTGGTCGATGTGCACCACTGGCGCGCCTTCGCGCAACTCGGTGAGGTTTTTGATGACTGCGTCGTTGGCGGCGTCTGCACGTTTCTCGCGACGGCGACGCTGCATGACGCGCTGGCCGAACAGCGGGCTTTCCGCCACCAGGGCAAGGGCCGGATCATCCAAGACGAGGCCGTCGTTCAGTGGCGCGATGGTAATCGCCAGTCGATCCTTGCTCGCGACGAAGTCCGGCCAGCTGTCGACTGTCTTGGGTCGCAGCTTCAGGCGTTCGAGCAGCTCCAGCAGCACTTCGCGACGGCCGGCGGATTCGGCGGTGAACAGGACACGACCGGGGAACGCGTCGAGGAAGCCGGCAAGTGCCGCCAAGGGTTGCGTGGCCTTGGCTTCGATCGCCAGGTCCGGCAGTGCCCTGGCCGGAAAACGCTCACGGCCGACGCCGGTTTCCACGTCCTGCTGGCTCGCCACCACCCGTGGCCAACTCTTGAGGCGGGCAAAGCAGTCTTCCACCGGCAGGAACAGCTCGGCGGGTGGCAATAAAGGACGGGCAGGATCGACGCGACGCTCTTCGTAGCGATTGCGCACGTCGTTCCAGAAATTTTCCGCCGCCTGTTCGATGCCCGGCAGGGAAAACACCTGGGTGTCCTGGGGCAGGTAATCGAACAGGGTGGAGGTTTCTTCGAAAAACAGCGGCAGGTAGTACTCGATACCCGCGGGGGTAATCCCGCTGCTCAGGTCCTGGAAGATCGGGCAGCGGCGGAAATCCACATCGAAGCGCTCGCGAAAGCGCGCCTTGAAGCGGGTCACGGCGTCTTTTTGCAGCGGGAATTCCTTGGCCGGCAACAGGCGGATCGACTGTACTTTGTCGATGGAGCGCTGGTTGTCCGGGTCGAAGGTACGCAGGGTCTCGATTTCGTCGTCGAACAGGTCGATGCGATAAGGCAGTTTGCTGCCCATCGGGAACAGGTCGATCAGGGCGCCGCGCACGGCGAACTCGCCATGCTCGTACACCGTGTCGACGCAGCGATAGCCACTGGCTTCCAGGCGGCTGCGCATTTGCTCGACATCGAGCTTCTGGCCGATGTCCAGCACCAGGCTGCTACCGAGCAGAAATTGGGTCGGAGCCAGGCGATGTAGGGCCGTGGTGATCGGCACTACCAAAACGCCATGACTGAGCTCCGGCAGCCGATAAAGGCTGGCGATTCGCTGGGAAATGATGTCCTGGTGGGGTGAAAACAGATCGTAGGGCAGGGTTTCCCAGTCCGGGAAATGCAGCACGGGCAAGTCCGGGGCGAAGAAACTCAGCTCCTGTTCCAGCCGTTCAGCGCTTTGGCTGTCGGCGGTCAGTAGCAGGGTGAAACGCTTTGCAGCG is a window from the Pseudomonas brassicacearum genome containing:
- the mfd gene encoding transcription-repair coupling factor, with amino-acid sequence MPVLRLPLLPAAAGKQHWGNLPGAALSLAIAEAASAAKRFTLLLTADSQSAERLEQELSFFAPDLPVLHFPDWETLPYDLFSPHQDIISQRIASLYRLPELSHGVLVVPITTALHRLAPTQFLLGSSLVLDIGQKLDVEQMRSRLEASGYRCVDTVYEHGEFAVRGALIDLFPMGSKLPYRIDLFDDEIETLRTFDPDNQRSIDKVQSIRLLPAKEFPLQKDAVTRFKARFRERFDVDFRRCPIFQDLSSGITPAGIEYYLPLFFEETSTLFDYLPQDTQVFSLPGIEQAAENFWNDVRNRYEERRVDPARPLLPPAELFLPVEDCFARLKSWPRVVASQQDVETGVGRERFPARALPDLAIEAKATQPLAALAGFLDAFPGRVLFTAESAGRREVLLELLERLKLRPKTVDSWPDFVASKDRLAITIAPLNDGLVLDDPALALVAESPLFGQRVMQRRRREKRADAANDAVIKNLTELREGAPVVHIDHGVGRYLGLATLEIDNQAAEFLTLEYAEGAKLYVPVANLHLIARYTGSDDALAPLHRLGSETWQKAKRKAAEQVRDVAAELLDIYARRAAREGYAFADPKADYETFSAGFPFEETVDQQTTIEAVRADMLAPKPMDRLVCGDVGFGKTEVAMRAAFIAVHGGKQVAILVPTTLLAQQHYNSFRDRFADWPVTVEVMSRFKSTKEVNAAVADLAEGKIDIVIGTHKLLQDDVKFKSLGLVIIDEEHRFGVRQKEQLKALRSEVDILTLTATPIPRTLNMAVSGMRDLSIIATPPARRLSVRTFVMEQNKSTIKEALLRELLRGGQVYYLHNDVKTIEKCAADLAELVPEARIGIGHGQMRERELEQVMSDFYHKRFNVLIASTIIETGIDVPSANTIIIERADKFGLAQLHQLRGRVGRSHHQAYAYLLTPPRQQITPDAEKRLEAIANTQDLGAGFVLATNDLEIRGAGELLGDGQSGQIQAVGFTLYMEMLERAVKSIRKGEQPNLDQPLGGGPEINLRVPALIPEDYLPDVHARLILYKRIASASDEEGLKDLQVEMIDRFGLLPEPTKNLVRTTLLKLKAEQLGIKKVDGGPNGGRIEFEAQTPVDPLVLIKLIQGQPKRYKFEGATMFKFMVPMERPEERFNTVEALFERLTPTTA
- a CDS encoding CsiV family protein; the encoded protein is MRLFRSLTLLMTLVAPLAFADDLYQVEMILVRQNAEPVIVSRAAPEDWDAGAHRLDADSQRTPALGGIVEKLNASGQYTVLMHKAWQQKLGEQGSKVAISDGTEQFGQFPIEGTLELKLGRFTDVDADFWINQIDTNGLVTSSERLKQQSHTKNGQLNFLDNGHLGLLIKLTSLTAPAPRQAPEVIPD